One Elaeis guineensis isolate ETL-2024a chromosome 10, EG11, whole genome shotgun sequence genomic window carries:
- the LOC105053423 gene encoding acylamino-acid-releasing enzyme 1 isoform X3, whose product MQVPGAVSEKGMPLGIDAATEEEYASQAKLLQEFSNIPIIDKAWIFKSDSANCSRAMFSVGQVNLLANKKRTVILSSHVSKTSKQSVDFQWTPFPIEMTGVSTVVPSPSGSKLLVVRNKENESPTQLEICGPSLLEKEIHIPQSVHGSIYNDKWFEGISWNHKETLIAYVAEEPSPLKPAFNDLGFKKEGCSEKDSGSWKAQGDWEEDWGETYSKKRKPSLFVVNINSGEVQAVQGISKSLSVGQVVWAPLSSHGCQNYLVFVGWSSENGPNQTPRKLGIKYCYNRPCALYAIRAPFQELKANEVPINDNEMDNFGTAINLTRGLSSAFFPRFSPDGRSLVFLSAKSAVDSGAHSATNSLHRIDWPADGKLQSSLNIIDVVPVVMCPEDGCLPGLYCSSFLSDPWLSDGCTMILSSVWGSTNVILSVNILSCEISRVTPNDSSYSWDVLALDEDNILAVSSSPIDPPQIKYGYHTGQMDQSNTWNWLNVSSPFARYSDKVKSFLSSLQFSILKIPVSDPSEILSNGARKPYEAIFISNKENKMDNACNPLIVILHGGPHSVSLTSYSKSSAFLSSLGYNLLIVNYRGSLGFGEEALQSLPGKVGTQDVNDVLAALDYVTGKGLVDVSKVAVLGGSHGGFLSTHLIGQAPDRFVVAAVRNPVCNLSLMLGTTDIPDWCYVEAFGSEGKDYFSEAPSAEYLKLFYNKSPISHLSKVKAPVLFLLGAQDLRVPVSNGLQYARALREKGVEVKVIVFPEDVHGIERPQSDFESFLNIGVWFKKYCK is encoded by the exons ATGCAAGTGCCTGGGGCTGTCTCTGAGAAAGGAATGCCCCTGGGAATAGATGCAGCAACTGAAGAAGAATATGCTTCCCAGGCTAAATTGCTTCAAGAATTTAGTAATATCCCTATCATTGACAAGGCATGGATTTTCAAGTCTGACAGTG CTAACTGTTCCAGGGCAATGTTTTCTGTTGGGCAAGTGAACCTGTTGGCTAATAAAAAAAGGACAGTTATTCTATCATCTCATGTTTCAAAGACAAGTAAACAGTCAGTGGATTTCCAGTGGACCCCCTTTCCTATAGAAATGACTGGTGTGTCCACAGTTGTCCCATCACCATCAGGTTCAAAGCTTCTTGTGGTTCGGAATAAAGAAAATGAATCCCCTACACAGCTTGAAATATGCGGTCCATCTCTGTTGGAGAAGGAGATTCATATTCCACAATCTGTTCATGGCTCGATATATAATGATAAATG GTTTGAGGGAATTTCCTGGAATCACAAAGAAACTCTCATTGCTTATGTTGCGGAAGAGCCATCTCCGTTAAAACCAGCATTTAATGATTTGGGCTTCAAGAAAGAAGGCTGTTCTGAGAAGGACAGTGGTAGCTGGAAAGCCCAAGGAGATTGGGAAGAGGACTGGGGTGAAACCTATTCGAAAAAAAGAAAGCCTTCATTGTTTGTTGTCAACATTAACAG TGGAGAAGTCCAGGCTGTTCAAGGAATTTCAAAATCCTTAAGTGTTGGTCAAGTTGTTTGGGCTCCATTATCTTCCCATGGATGTCAGAATTACTTGGTTTTTGTTGGGTGGTCATCAGAAAATGGTCCAAACCAGACTCCAAGAAAGCTTGGCATTAAGTATTGTTACAATAGGCCATGTGCCTTGTATGCAATTAGGGCTCCTTTTCAAGAACTAAAAGCTAATGAAGTACCAATAAA TGATAATGAAATGGACAATTTTGGAACTGCGATCAATTTAACTCGTGGCTTAAGTAGTGCTTTCTTTCCACGATTTAG TCCAGATGGAAGGTCCCTTGTATTTCTATCTGCAAAAAGTGCTGTTGATAGCGGTGCACATTCAGCCACAAATTCACTTCATAGAATTGACTGGCCTGCTGACGGGAAATTGCAGTCATCTTTAAATATTATAGATGTG GTTCCTGTTGTGATGTGTCCTGAGGATGGTTGCTTACCTGGACTTTATTGTTCTAGCTTTCTCTCTGATCCGTGGCTTTCTGATGGATGTACAATGATTTTGTCCTCTGTATGGGGTAGCACCAATGTAATACTTTCAGTAAACATTTTGAG TTGTGAAATATCACGTGTAACTCCCAATGACTCAAGCTACTCATGGGATGTTCTTGCACTGGATGAGGACAATATTCTTGCTG tGTCAAGCAGCCCTATAGATCCTCCTCAAATCAAGTATGGCTACCATACTGGTCAGATGGATCAATCAAACACATGGAATTGGTTAAACGTTTCAAGTCCCTTTGCAAGATACTCTGATAAG GTGAAATCTTTCCTATCATCACTTCAATTTAGTATATTGAAGATTCCAGTCAGCGATCCTTCAGAAATCCTTTCCAATG GTGCCAGAAAACCATATGAGGCTATTTTTATATCGAACAAAGAGAATAAGATGGACAATGCGTGTAATCCACTAATTGTAATTCTTCATGGTGGTCCACATTCAGTTTCATTGACAAGCTACTCTAAGTCGTCTGCATTTCTCTCTTCACTGGGCTACAACTTGCTTATTGTAAATTATAG AGGCTCATTGGGATTTGGAGAGGAAGCATTGCAATCTCTTCCAGGGAAAGTTGGGACCCAG GATGTGAATGATGTACTTGCAGCTTTAGACTATGTCACTGGAAAGGGACTGGTAGATGTATCTAAAGTAGCTGTTCTTGGAGGTTCACATGGAGGTTTCTTATCCACTCATTTAATTGGCCAG GCTCCAGATAGATTTGTTGTGGCAGCTGTCCGGAATCCTGTTTGTAACCTATCATTAATGCTTGGTACTACTGACATCCCTGATTGGTGTTATGTAGAGGCCTTTGGGTCAGAAGGAAAAGATTACTTCTCAGAAGCACCTTCAGCTGAATATTTAAAACTCTTTTATAACAAATCTCCAATCTCACATCTCTCAAAG GTTAAAGCACCTGTCCTTTTCCTTTTGGGAGCACAGGATCTTCGTGTTCCAGTTTCTAATGGTCTCCAG TATGCCAGGGCTCTCAGGGAGAAAGGTGTTGAGGTCAAAGTGATTGTATTTCCTGAAGATGTCCATGGAATCGAGAG GCCACAGTCTGATTTCGAAAGCTTTCTTAACATTGGTGTATGGTTTAAGAAGTACTGTAAGTGA
- the LOC105053423 gene encoding acylamino-acid-releasing enzyme 1 isoform X2: protein MASVLHPTPHFNGLRFSSSFFRPKSSLRSTTLAFFYYPAQALSTSSAMQVPGAVSEKGMPLGIDAATEEEYASQAKLLQEFSNIPIIDKAWIFKSDSANCSRAMFSVGQVNLLANKKRTVILSSHVSKTSKQSVDFQWTPFPIEMTGVSTVVPSPSGSKLLVVRNKENESPTQLEICGPSLLEKEIHIPQSVHGSIYNDKWFEGISWNHKETLIAYVAEEPSPLKPAFNDLGFKKEGCSEKDSGSWKAQGDWEEDWGETYSKKRKPSLFVVNINSGEVQAVQGISKSLSVGQVVWAPLSSHGCQNYLVFVGWSSENGPNQTPRKLGIKYCYNRPCALYAIRAPFQELKANEVPINDNEMDNFGTAINLTRGLSSAFFPRFSPDGRSLVFLSAKSAVDSGAHSATNSLHRIDWPADGKLQSSLNIIDVVPVVMCPEDGCLPGLYCSSFLSDPWLSDGCTMILSSVWGSTNVILSVNILSCEISRVTPNDSSYSWDVLALDEDNILAVSSSPIDPPQIKYGYHTGQMDQSNTWNWLNVSSPFARYSDKVKSFLSSLQFSILKIPVSDPSEILSNGARKPYEAIFISNKENKMDNACNPLIVILHGGPHSVSLTSYSKSSAFLSSLGYNLLIVNYRGSLGFGEEALQSLPGKVGTQDVNDVLAALDYVTGKGLVDVSKVAVLGGSHGGFLSTHLIGQAPDRFVVAAVRNPVCNLSLMLGTTDIPDWCYVEAFGSEGKDYFSEAPSAEYLKLFYNKSPISHLSKVKAPVLFLLGAQDLRVPVSNGLQYARALREKGVEVKVIVFPEDVHGIERPQSDFESFLNIGVWFKKYCK from the exons ATGGCCAGCGTGTTGCATCCCACTCCCCATTTCAACGGCCTCCGGTTTTCCTCCTCATTCTTCCGCCCCAAATCGTCACTCCGCTCCACTACGCTTGCATTCTTCTATTATCCCGC TCAGGCATTATCTACCTCATCAGCTATGCAAGTGCCTGGGGCTGTCTCTGAGAAAGGAATGCCCCTGGGAATAGATGCAGCAACTGAAGAAGAATATGCTTCCCAGGCTAAATTGCTTCAAGAATTTAGTAATATCCCTATCATTGACAAGGCATGGATTTTCAAGTCTGACAGTG CTAACTGTTCCAGGGCAATGTTTTCTGTTGGGCAAGTGAACCTGTTGGCTAATAAAAAAAGGACAGTTATTCTATCATCTCATGTTTCAAAGACAAGTAAACAGTCAGTGGATTTCCAGTGGACCCCCTTTCCTATAGAAATGACTGGTGTGTCCACAGTTGTCCCATCACCATCAGGTTCAAAGCTTCTTGTGGTTCGGAATAAAGAAAATGAATCCCCTACACAGCTTGAAATATGCGGTCCATCTCTGTTGGAGAAGGAGATTCATATTCCACAATCTGTTCATGGCTCGATATATAATGATAAATG GTTTGAGGGAATTTCCTGGAATCACAAAGAAACTCTCATTGCTTATGTTGCGGAAGAGCCATCTCCGTTAAAACCAGCATTTAATGATTTGGGCTTCAAGAAAGAAGGCTGTTCTGAGAAGGACAGTGGTAGCTGGAAAGCCCAAGGAGATTGGGAAGAGGACTGGGGTGAAACCTATTCGAAAAAAAGAAAGCCTTCATTGTTTGTTGTCAACATTAACAG TGGAGAAGTCCAGGCTGTTCAAGGAATTTCAAAATCCTTAAGTGTTGGTCAAGTTGTTTGGGCTCCATTATCTTCCCATGGATGTCAGAATTACTTGGTTTTTGTTGGGTGGTCATCAGAAAATGGTCCAAACCAGACTCCAAGAAAGCTTGGCATTAAGTATTGTTACAATAGGCCATGTGCCTTGTATGCAATTAGGGCTCCTTTTCAAGAACTAAAAGCTAATGAAGTACCAATAAA TGATAATGAAATGGACAATTTTGGAACTGCGATCAATTTAACTCGTGGCTTAAGTAGTGCTTTCTTTCCACGATTTAG TCCAGATGGAAGGTCCCTTGTATTTCTATCTGCAAAAAGTGCTGTTGATAGCGGTGCACATTCAGCCACAAATTCACTTCATAGAATTGACTGGCCTGCTGACGGGAAATTGCAGTCATCTTTAAATATTATAGATGTG GTTCCTGTTGTGATGTGTCCTGAGGATGGTTGCTTACCTGGACTTTATTGTTCTAGCTTTCTCTCTGATCCGTGGCTTTCTGATGGATGTACAATGATTTTGTCCTCTGTATGGGGTAGCACCAATGTAATACTTTCAGTAAACATTTTGAG TTGTGAAATATCACGTGTAACTCCCAATGACTCAAGCTACTCATGGGATGTTCTTGCACTGGATGAGGACAATATTCTTGCTG tGTCAAGCAGCCCTATAGATCCTCCTCAAATCAAGTATGGCTACCATACTGGTCAGATGGATCAATCAAACACATGGAATTGGTTAAACGTTTCAAGTCCCTTTGCAAGATACTCTGATAAG GTGAAATCTTTCCTATCATCACTTCAATTTAGTATATTGAAGATTCCAGTCAGCGATCCTTCAGAAATCCTTTCCAATG GTGCCAGAAAACCATATGAGGCTATTTTTATATCGAACAAAGAGAATAAGATGGACAATGCGTGTAATCCACTAATTGTAATTCTTCATGGTGGTCCACATTCAGTTTCATTGACAAGCTACTCTAAGTCGTCTGCATTTCTCTCTTCACTGGGCTACAACTTGCTTATTGTAAATTATAG AGGCTCATTGGGATTTGGAGAGGAAGCATTGCAATCTCTTCCAGGGAAAGTTGGGACCCAG GATGTGAATGATGTACTTGCAGCTTTAGACTATGTCACTGGAAAGGGACTGGTAGATGTATCTAAAGTAGCTGTTCTTGGAGGTTCACATGGAGGTTTCTTATCCACTCATTTAATTGGCCAG GCTCCAGATAGATTTGTTGTGGCAGCTGTCCGGAATCCTGTTTGTAACCTATCATTAATGCTTGGTACTACTGACATCCCTGATTGGTGTTATGTAGAGGCCTTTGGGTCAGAAGGAAAAGATTACTTCTCAGAAGCACCTTCAGCTGAATATTTAAAACTCTTTTATAACAAATCTCCAATCTCACATCTCTCAAAG GTTAAAGCACCTGTCCTTTTCCTTTTGGGAGCACAGGATCTTCGTGTTCCAGTTTCTAATGGTCTCCAG TATGCCAGGGCTCTCAGGGAGAAAGGTGTTGAGGTCAAAGTGATTGTATTTCCTGAAGATGTCCATGGAATCGAGAG GCCACAGTCTGATTTCGAAAGCTTTCTTAACATTGGTGTATGGTTTAAGAAGTACTGTAAGTGA
- the LOC105053423 gene encoding acylamino-acid-releasing enzyme 1 isoform X1, with amino-acid sequence MPRCPVEEGQWPACCIPLPISTASGFPPHSSAPNRHSAPLRLHSSIIPPMQVPGAVSEKGMPLGIDAATEEEYASQAKLLQEFSNIPIIDKAWIFKSDSANCSRAMFSVGQVNLLANKKRTVILSSHVSKTSKQSVDFQWTPFPIEMTGVSTVVPSPSGSKLLVVRNKENESPTQLEICGPSLLEKEIHIPQSVHGSIYNDKWFEGISWNHKETLIAYVAEEPSPLKPAFNDLGFKKEGCSEKDSGSWKAQGDWEEDWGETYSKKRKPSLFVVNINSGEVQAVQGISKSLSVGQVVWAPLSSHGCQNYLVFVGWSSENGPNQTPRKLGIKYCYNRPCALYAIRAPFQELKANEVPINDNEMDNFGTAINLTRGLSSAFFPRFSPDGRSLVFLSAKSAVDSGAHSATNSLHRIDWPADGKLQSSLNIIDVVPVVMCPEDGCLPGLYCSSFLSDPWLSDGCTMILSSVWGSTNVILSVNILSCEISRVTPNDSSYSWDVLALDEDNILAVSSSPIDPPQIKYGYHTGQMDQSNTWNWLNVSSPFARYSDKVKSFLSSLQFSILKIPVSDPSEILSNGARKPYEAIFISNKENKMDNACNPLIVILHGGPHSVSLTSYSKSSAFLSSLGYNLLIVNYRGSLGFGEEALQSLPGKVGTQDVNDVLAALDYVTGKGLVDVSKVAVLGGSHGGFLSTHLIGQAPDRFVVAAVRNPVCNLSLMLGTTDIPDWCYVEAFGSEGKDYFSEAPSAEYLKLFYNKSPISHLSKVKAPVLFLLGAQDLRVPVSNGLQYARALREKGVEVKVIVFPEDVHGIERPQSDFESFLNIGVWFKKYCK; translated from the exons ATGCCTAGATGTCCTGTCGAAGAGGGCCAATGGCCAGCGTGTTGCATCCCACTCCCCATTTCAACGGCCTCCGGTTTTCCTCCTCATTCTTCCGCCCCAAATCGTCACTCCGCTCCACTACGCTTGCATTCTTCTATTATCCCGC CTATGCAAGTGCCTGGGGCTGTCTCTGAGAAAGGAATGCCCCTGGGAATAGATGCAGCAACTGAAGAAGAATATGCTTCCCAGGCTAAATTGCTTCAAGAATTTAGTAATATCCCTATCATTGACAAGGCATGGATTTTCAAGTCTGACAGTG CTAACTGTTCCAGGGCAATGTTTTCTGTTGGGCAAGTGAACCTGTTGGCTAATAAAAAAAGGACAGTTATTCTATCATCTCATGTTTCAAAGACAAGTAAACAGTCAGTGGATTTCCAGTGGACCCCCTTTCCTATAGAAATGACTGGTGTGTCCACAGTTGTCCCATCACCATCAGGTTCAAAGCTTCTTGTGGTTCGGAATAAAGAAAATGAATCCCCTACACAGCTTGAAATATGCGGTCCATCTCTGTTGGAGAAGGAGATTCATATTCCACAATCTGTTCATGGCTCGATATATAATGATAAATG GTTTGAGGGAATTTCCTGGAATCACAAAGAAACTCTCATTGCTTATGTTGCGGAAGAGCCATCTCCGTTAAAACCAGCATTTAATGATTTGGGCTTCAAGAAAGAAGGCTGTTCTGAGAAGGACAGTGGTAGCTGGAAAGCCCAAGGAGATTGGGAAGAGGACTGGGGTGAAACCTATTCGAAAAAAAGAAAGCCTTCATTGTTTGTTGTCAACATTAACAG TGGAGAAGTCCAGGCTGTTCAAGGAATTTCAAAATCCTTAAGTGTTGGTCAAGTTGTTTGGGCTCCATTATCTTCCCATGGATGTCAGAATTACTTGGTTTTTGTTGGGTGGTCATCAGAAAATGGTCCAAACCAGACTCCAAGAAAGCTTGGCATTAAGTATTGTTACAATAGGCCATGTGCCTTGTATGCAATTAGGGCTCCTTTTCAAGAACTAAAAGCTAATGAAGTACCAATAAA TGATAATGAAATGGACAATTTTGGAACTGCGATCAATTTAACTCGTGGCTTAAGTAGTGCTTTCTTTCCACGATTTAG TCCAGATGGAAGGTCCCTTGTATTTCTATCTGCAAAAAGTGCTGTTGATAGCGGTGCACATTCAGCCACAAATTCACTTCATAGAATTGACTGGCCTGCTGACGGGAAATTGCAGTCATCTTTAAATATTATAGATGTG GTTCCTGTTGTGATGTGTCCTGAGGATGGTTGCTTACCTGGACTTTATTGTTCTAGCTTTCTCTCTGATCCGTGGCTTTCTGATGGATGTACAATGATTTTGTCCTCTGTATGGGGTAGCACCAATGTAATACTTTCAGTAAACATTTTGAG TTGTGAAATATCACGTGTAACTCCCAATGACTCAAGCTACTCATGGGATGTTCTTGCACTGGATGAGGACAATATTCTTGCTG tGTCAAGCAGCCCTATAGATCCTCCTCAAATCAAGTATGGCTACCATACTGGTCAGATGGATCAATCAAACACATGGAATTGGTTAAACGTTTCAAGTCCCTTTGCAAGATACTCTGATAAG GTGAAATCTTTCCTATCATCACTTCAATTTAGTATATTGAAGATTCCAGTCAGCGATCCTTCAGAAATCCTTTCCAATG GTGCCAGAAAACCATATGAGGCTATTTTTATATCGAACAAAGAGAATAAGATGGACAATGCGTGTAATCCACTAATTGTAATTCTTCATGGTGGTCCACATTCAGTTTCATTGACAAGCTACTCTAAGTCGTCTGCATTTCTCTCTTCACTGGGCTACAACTTGCTTATTGTAAATTATAG AGGCTCATTGGGATTTGGAGAGGAAGCATTGCAATCTCTTCCAGGGAAAGTTGGGACCCAG GATGTGAATGATGTACTTGCAGCTTTAGACTATGTCACTGGAAAGGGACTGGTAGATGTATCTAAAGTAGCTGTTCTTGGAGGTTCACATGGAGGTTTCTTATCCACTCATTTAATTGGCCAG GCTCCAGATAGATTTGTTGTGGCAGCTGTCCGGAATCCTGTTTGTAACCTATCATTAATGCTTGGTACTACTGACATCCCTGATTGGTGTTATGTAGAGGCCTTTGGGTCAGAAGGAAAAGATTACTTCTCAGAAGCACCTTCAGCTGAATATTTAAAACTCTTTTATAACAAATCTCCAATCTCACATCTCTCAAAG GTTAAAGCACCTGTCCTTTTCCTTTTGGGAGCACAGGATCTTCGTGTTCCAGTTTCTAATGGTCTCCAG TATGCCAGGGCTCTCAGGGAGAAAGGTGTTGAGGTCAAAGTGATTGTATTTCCTGAAGATGTCCATGGAATCGAGAG GCCACAGTCTGATTTCGAAAGCTTTCTTAACATTGGTGTATGGTTTAAGAAGTACTGTAAGTGA